The Flaviramulus sp. BrNp1-15 genome includes the window TTACCAGTTTAAAACGTGAAGTAGGTATAAACGACCCAGACATTGAAGTAAATGTAGAAAAAGGTGTGGTATTTATTTCTATTGCAGATAAATTATTATTCCAAAGTGGAAGCTACAATGTAACTTCAAGAGCTAAAGAAGTTCTTGCTAAAGTTGCTAAAGTTGTTAATAGCAAACCAGATTTTGAATGTATGGTTGAAGGACATACTGATAATGTTCCTTACAGAAAAGAACCTTTATTAGACAACTGGGATTTAAGTGTTAAGCGTTCAACTTCTATTATTAGAGTTTTACAAGACTTAAATGTAAACCCATCTCAATTAATCGCTGCAGGACGTAGTCATTATGTACCTTTAGTAGATAACGATACTGCTGAAAATAGAGCGAAAAACAGACGTACACGTATTGTTGTGTTACCTAAAATCGATCAGTTTTACGACATGATTGAAAAAGAAATGAAAAACTTAGCAGCTGGTACAAATTAATTAGCCAAGAAAAAAATTATAAAGCTCAATCGAAAGATTGGGCTTTTTTATTTATCAGACCAAACAGCAAGTTCATTTCCAGCAGGATCTAAAAAATGAAATCTTCTTCCTCCAGGAAATGAAAAAATAGCTTTTGATATTTTACCGCCGTATTGAATGATTTTGCTTTATATATTATCTAAATTTTCATGATAAAGAATTACCAAAGCACCATTTGTAATTTCTGCATCAGACTTTTCAAACCCTCCTTCTACTCCACTTTCTGAAAAAGCTATATATGTTGGCCCGTAATCTGTAAACTTCCAATTAAATGATTTACTATAAAAAGTTTTTATAGCTTCTAAATTAGCTGCTTTAAATTCAACATAATTAATATGATTATTTTCCATAATTAAAAAAAGAACACATTAAAAAATCTCTAAACTACCTTTACCTTCTCTAACAACAATAGGTTCTTCTTCAGATAAGTCAATTACTGTAGAAGGTTCATTGTCTCCATATCCACCATCAATTACCAAATCAACCAGATTATCCCATTTTTCTAAAATAAGTTCTGGGTCTGTGGTATATTCAATAACTTCATCTTCATCACGAATAGAGGTTGATATTATTGGGTTACCAAGTTTTTTTACAATTTCTCTGGCAATATTGTTATCAGGAATTCTAATACCCACAGTTTTTCTTTTTTTAAAAGGATTTGGTAACGACTTAGATCCCGGAAGAATAAACGTATAAGGTCCTGGAAGCGCTCGTTTTAGTATTTTAAAAACCGAAGTATCAATTTGCTTTACATAGTCACTTAAATTACTTAAATCATAACAAACAAAAGAGAAGTTAGACTTTTCTAATTTTACTTGTTTAATTCTTGCAACGCGTTCTAAAGCTTTTATATTAGTTATATCGCAACCCAAACCATAAACCGTATCTGTTGGATAAATAATTAGTCCACCTCTTTTAAGAACTTTCACTACATGCTCTATGTCTTTAGGATTGGGGTTTTCGTTATATAATCGTATAAATTCAGCCATAATAACTATATTGTAATCTCGTTTAAATGTAAATATTATTTTTATTATGAAAGGAATATTTAAGAATTTCTTCATCTTATTTTCTATAATTTTTCTATCAGGTTGTTCTAACGAAACTGTCACCGAAGATAATCCTGTTAATGTTTTAGACGCTTCTATTTCATATGAAGAATTAAACATTAGTTATGGAGATGACGTAAATCAAAAATTCGACCTCTACTTACCTGCAAATAGAACCACTTCGACAAAAACCATAATATTAATTCATGGTGGCGGATGGGTTTCTGGTGATAAAAGCGATATGGACGCTATTAAAAATTTAATTAAACAGGATATACCAAATTTGGCTATTGCAAACATAAATTACAGATTAGCAAATGATAACAACAAGCCCTACCCCATGCAAATTGAAGATATTACTTCTGTTACAAACTATTTAAGAGAAGAAAAATCAAATTACACCATTTCTGAAGATATTGGTTTTATTGGTACTAGTGCGGGCGCACATTTGTCTCTTTTATGGAGTTACGCTTTTGATTCTGATAAAAAAGTTGATATGGTTTGTAGCATTGTAGGTCCAACAAATTTTACTGATCCCGCATATTTAAATAACACAAACGCAGAACTACAAGAATTACTGGATTTGTTTGGAGAAGAGCCTTCAACAGCATTTCTGGAAGAAGCTAGTCCTTATCATCAATTAACATCTCAAGCGCCTCCTACTATTTTATTTTATGGCGGACAAGATCCACTTATCCCAACTACGCAAGGAACAGATTTACGTGATAAATTACAAACACTTGGTGTTACACACGAGTTTACTTTATATGAAGATGAAGGACACGGTTGGGTTGGTTTAAGCTTGCTAGATACTTGGTTGAAACTTAAAGTTTTCATAAATAATTATTTGTAAGCTATGTAATGTAACATTTCATTTTTAAATTAGTCTTACATATATGCTAAGGTTATTTTATTTCATACTATTTTTTTCGATTTGCATCCCTCTGGTTCATGCAAAAGATGATTTATCTAACCCTATTCTATTCTCTAATGCTGAAGTTTTAAATGAGTACACCACCAGAATCCCTTTTAAACTGGTAGACCATTTAATTGTTGTTGAAGCAGAACTGTTGGACAAAAAAGGAAATTTTATCATCGATACTGGTTCAGAGAGAATGATACTTAATTCGGTTCATTTTTCTAACCTCTATGAGCATCAAAGAAAATACGAAAGCACTTCTGGTGTTATGCACTCTATTGAAAACTCTTATGAAAAGCAAATAAAAGCCTTTGCCTTACAAGACTTTACGCTGGAGAATAAAAATTCTGATGTTATCAACTTATCACATATAGAAAAAAGCAAAAAAATTAAGCTTTTAGGCATTATTGGTTACAGTATTTTAAAGGATTATGAGGTTTTTATAGATTTGCACTTAAACCAAATAACACTTACTAAAGTAGATAAGTTTGGTAACAAACTAAATAAAAATGTTTACTTAGAAAAAATTGTTGATAGCCTAGATTTTTATTTAAAAAATCATACCATTGTAGTTAATGCATTCATCAACTATCAAAAAGTTAGGTTAGGTGTAGATACCGCGGCAGAATTCAATCAAATTAATAAAAGTGTAAACAAAAGAGTTTTACAATATTTTGTACCCAAAAAACGATTAAAACTCCAAGGTGCAAGCAATAACACTATTAAAGTTATGGCAGGAAAATTGCATCGTGTAAAACTAAGTAATACTATTTATTTTGGGCCTATGAATACTATTGTAACCAATTTAAGTAAAATGAATGAAGCTTTTGGCACTCAATTAGATGGTATTTTGGGCTATGAATTTTTTGCACAAAAGAGAACTATTATTAATTATAAAAAAGAGAAACTATACTTTATAAATTATCCTATAAAACACATTGAATAAACTTATATTACATATCATCATTATCATTACAGGTTTTGTAACCTTTAATAGTTATGCACAGAAAAGTGACTTTAAAGGTTATAGAATTGAAGGTGATACTATTGTGTTTGCTTTTGATAAACGTGATTACAATAAGATTTCAACAGATAATTACGGACTAAAACGCGATTTCGATGATTTAGATATTGAAAGTGTAGTGGTGTCTGGTGAATTCAACAATTGGTCTAAAGATAAATGGCGAATGACCAAAATTGATGAAAACCGATACGAGCTAAGAAAAAAAATTGATGATTTTACAGACGAATTCACTTGGGAATTTAAATTTGTAATTAACGATTATTATTGGGCAGAACCTTCTAAATCTTATCCAAACATAGCCAAATCAACTAAAGATGGGATGCGTTTAAACAACACTTATAATTTAAAAATGTATACCGCTTACCCAAGTAAAGATGGCAATGCTTATTTTAAGTTAAAGGGGTACGATGATGCTAAAAAAGTTATTGTTGCTGGTTCTTTTAATAAATGGGACGAAGAGCTTTTTAAAATGACAAAAACCAAAGATGGCTGGGAACTTACATTACAAATTAAACCAGGTGTATATCAATACCGTTTTATTGTAGATGGTCATTGGATGGAGGATCCACACAACCCACATAAAACAAGAAATGAGTTTAGTGAATACAACTCTGTATTAGATATAAAAGAATACACTGCTTTTAAACTAAGAGGTTATACTAATGCCCAAAAAGTAATTCTTTCGGGCACTTTTAATAACTGGAATGAGCATGAACTGGTTATGCGAAAAATGGATTATGGCTGGAAATACGTAATCCCTTTAACTGGAGGTAAACATCATTATAAATTTATTGTAGACGGACAATGGATTGTAGACCCAAACAACAGTGTTAAGGAATATGATGGAGAAGGTCATATCAATTCGGTTTGTATGGTGAAATAATGTTTTCAACAAGTTTTTTAGTTTCTTTCATCACATTTAAACTTTTAATATTATTTTAGAAGTGTTGTTATACCTTAGTTGTATGTCATTTAAAAACACGTATTTCAAGAAAACTTATCAATGATTAAACGTTTGAAAAAAATTTTATCAAATCAGAAAACGAAACGTTTGAAAAATGATTTAAAAAAGTCATTGATAGAAAATGATTTGGCAAGAGAATCAGATATTGAAACTGTGCATAATTTATGGATAAGATTTCAAAAAAGAAAAGACCATAAATATGATGAATTCTTTAATGTTTGCCTATATTCTTCAATTGTAGGTCGTGATATATCAATTTTATGGAATAATTATTCATTGACCGAAACTTACAGTCAAAAAAATCTTTATGGACGATTATTGAGTATGACATTAATTGAATTTCTAGATGACATTAATGGACTTCTAGGGAAAAAACTTCGATTAGAGCTTAAAAAAAACTCAATGAATAGGTTTGTAGAAGATTTAAATAAGATTAATAAAGAGTTTGCTGCGGTTAAAAAACAACATAATCTCGAATTAAGAAAGATTCGTAATAATTGTTCAGCGCATAAAACAAAAAAAGCCATAGACTTAATTGATTTTACAAAAAAAACACATTTCGAAAATTTACACGAAATTTCAGCAGATACCTCCAAAATAAATATCAAATTAACTCAATTGACTACTAAAATAATTTACGGAATAAATGATGAACAAAAAGTAAAACTTGCTGAACTTCAATTAAAATTAGAAGGGATGAAAAAAAATTCCATACACTACATTATGTAAAAATTGCTACTTTTAGCTAAACCAATGTTAGTTGCTCATTTACTACAATTTGTAATAACCAAAACCACATATGAAAACACATTTAAAAATATTGGTTTCCATTTTCTTATTTCTTTTATCAATAAATCAAATTTTTGCACAGGACGCCACGAAAGCTCACAAGGATTCATTAGAAACAATTATTAAAAAATATTATGATTTAAATCTTAAAATCTTTCAAGTAAATTCTAAGGTTGAGGACATTGATAGAACTTTTAAACTTTTTACGGACGACTTTACTTACATCCATCCGAAATATGGTGGATTATATACCAGAGAAGATTTGTATAACGGATATGTCAGAAATCAAAAAAACGGAGGTTACGACGGAAATATCACAGATATTAAAATAATTAACAAAATTGTTGGACTGAACGCTGTCGTTGTGCAAAAATGTTTTGTGGAAAAAAAAGATGATAAAATGCAAGATGGAGAACCAGAAATGACACTTTTTGAATTTAGAAATGGTAAAATATCACGAATCTTTGAATATTGGTAATTAACTAAAAAACATATAAACAAAATTAAAATTCCATGAAACACATACTTATTCTAACAACTATATTTATGTTTAGTTCACTTAAATCTCCTGTGTTTGCACAACAAAATAGCTTTATTAAAGACTATCTAGAGCGATTAGAAAATTCGAGAAAGTATTTAGTTTTAGTAGCAGAAACAATGCCTGAAGAAAAATACAATTTTAAAGCATCTCCAGAATCACTAACCTTTGCAGAAAATTTAATGCATATAGGATATGCTATAGATTGGCATAGTCAATCTTTGTTGGGTGGTAGAGAATCTAGAGATTGGAAAACCGATACAGTTTTTAAGGTTGATAATAAATCTAAAGAAGAAATGATTTCAATAATTGATAAAACATTCGATGAAACCATAAAACTGATTAAACATTTTGATACTACTCAACTAGAAAATAAGCTAGACTATTTTGGTTTAGATAGGACTAAACGACAAATTTTCTTATTACTAGCTGACCATATTACTCACCACAGAGGGCAAATGCTAGTTTATATGAGACTAAATGGTCTTGTTCCTCCTAGATATGTTTTGTTTCAATAACTTGGAATAGACCATATAAATACGAAATAACTGAAAATGGAAAAGGATTTTTAATTACATCAGCTGGTTATGACGGACAATTTGGAACTGAAGATGATAATTAAATCTAACTAATGAATAATATGGAAAAAACAGTATCAGAAGCTATTGCTTATAGACGATCAGTGAGAGTATATAAAGACGAATCCATCGATTCTGAAAAAGTAAAACAATGCTTGGTTAATGCCTCATTAGCTCCAACGAGTAGTAATCTTCAACTTTGGGAGTTTTATCACATTACCAATAAAGAAACTTTAGATGAAATGGCTAAAGCTTGTTTTAACCAGAGTGCGGCAAAAACAGCGCAACAATTGGTTGTTGTAGTAGCTCGTAAAGATTTATGGCGAAAAAGAGCAAAAGCCAATCTAAATTTTTTAAACAAAGTGTATGATAAAGAAGGCCTTAGTGATGGCGATTTAAAGCGAAAAAAAATGGCTTCTAATTATTACAGTAAATTGATTCCAACTATTTATACAGATTTTTTAGGAATACTAGGTTTCATCAAATATTTAGTCTTTCAAATTATTGGTCTTTTCAAACCTATATACAGGCAAACCCGATTAAGTGATATGCGTATTGTAGCTCATAAAAGTGCTGGATTAGCTGCTGAAAATTTTATGATAAGTATGGCAGCAATTGGCTATGACACCTGCCCTATGGAAGGCAGTGATACATTAAGAGTAAAAAGAATTTTAAAGCTACCTAGAAATGCTGAAATAACTATGGTTATTGGCTGTGGGTTAAGAGATGATAAAGGAATCTATGGGAAAAGGTTTAGAATTCCATTTGATGAAGTATATTACGAGATTTAAGTAATTTCTAACCTTAACTAAAAAATGAAAGAAGAAGTAAAAAAATATTTGAGTGCACAAAAAAAATGGAATTTGGAATTAACCAAACTTAGAGAAATTGTATTGGATTGCGGACTCACAGAAGATTTTAAATGGCGAAACCCTTGTTATACTGATAATGATAAGAACATTGTTTTAATTGGTGCTTTTAAAGATTACTGTTTAATTAGTTTTTTAAAAGGAGCTTTACTAAAAGACCCTGATAAAATCCTTGAAAATATTGGAAAAAACACAAAATCAGCAAAACTAATAGCTTTTAAGTCATTAAATGATATTGATAAACTTGAAAATACACTAAAAGTATATATTAAGGAAGCTATTGATGTGGAACGAAAAGGTTTAAAAATTGACACTAAAAATGATGAACTAGAATATCCCTTAGAATTATTAAAAAAATTTAATGAAAATCCTGAATTTAAATTAGCTTTTACAAATTTAACAAAAGGGCGCCAAAGAGGTTATCTTTTACATTTTTCTGGAGCTAAACAGTCAAAAACTCGTACTTCAAGAATTGAAAAATATGAAAAGCGAATCTTTAACGGTAAAGGCATAATGGACTGTGTTTGCGGACTTTCAAAACGTATGCCTAATTGCGATGGTTCTCATAAACAATTAGAAAACATCGTATAACTACATTTTAAAATCCAAAAAAACTACCCAACAACTTCCAACTTAGCAAAGCGTAGCAATAACTTTTTAACGCCACCATGCTGAAAATTAATTTCAGCTTTAGTATCTGCTCCAACTCCTTCAATTTTTAGAACTTCACCTGTACCAAAACGGATATGTTTAACAATATTTCCAACGGCTAATTTACTATCAAACAAATTTGTATTACCATTAGTATTGGTTACTTTCTTTAAGTTTTTAGGCGTAGTAACCTTAAATTTCTCTGGTTCTTTTTTAGTTACACCTTTTTTAAAGGTAGGTTGTTTTACTGGTTTATAACGAATTTTATTAGGCTCAACATCTCCAAAAATATCTGCAGAAAGCATAGGGTTAAATCGGCGTTCTTCAATAGGTGTTACAATATCTAAATATTGCTCATCTATCTCTTCAATAAATCGACTGGGTTCAGAATCTACTAATTTCCCCCAACGGTAACGTGATAATGCATACGTTAAATACGCTTGCTTTTCAGCACGGGTAAGTGCAACATAAAATAGGCGTCGCTCCTCCTCTAGTTCGCTACGCGTATTCATACTCATAGCACTCGGGAACAAATCTTCCTCTAAACCAACAATATACACATAAGGAAACTCCAATCCTTTGGCTAAATGTATCGTCATTAAAGCTACATGGTTGGTATCGCCTTTATCGGCATCTAAATCGGTTTCCAAAGCCGCATTTTCCAAAAATTCTGCTAAAGAGCCTGTGGTATCTGCCAATTCTTTTTGGACTTCCACAAAGTCTTTCATACCATTTAAAAGTTCCTCAATATTTTCCATTCTGGTAACTCCTTCTGGTGTACCATCTTTATTGAATTCACGAATTAATCCACTGGTTCTGGTAACATGTTTAGCCAATTCAAAAGCATCAGCAGTTTGGTTCATCACCTGATAACTTTCAATAAGCGTTACAAAATTTTGAAGTTTTGTTCGGGTACCAGAATTTATTTTAACCTCAGTTTTATCAATGTTTTTCATCACATCAAAAATGGTTTTACCATAACCATTGGCTGCCACAATAAGTTTATCCACCGTAGTTTGACCAATTCCCCGTGGCGGAAAATTAATAACGCGCTTTAAAGCTTCCTCATCGGCTGGATTGACAATTAGTCGCAGGTAAGCAACAGCATCTTTAACCTCTTTACGTTGATAAAAGGATAATCCTCCATATATTCTATACGGTATATCCTTATCCCGTAAAGCTTGCTCAAAAGCTCTTGATTGAGAGTTTGTTCTGTATAAAATAGCAAAATCATTATTCTTTAACTGGTGATTTATTTTATTGTCAAAAATAGAATTTATGACATAATATCCTTCTTTTGAATCAGTTTCTGATCTATGTACTTTTATTTTTGCGCCTTCATCATTTGCTGTCCAGACTACCTTGTCAAGCTTTGTTTGGTTTTTATCAATTATTGAATTAGCTGCATTTACAATATTTTTTGTTGAACGGTAATTTTGCTCTAATCTAAATACTTTAACATCATCATAATCTTTCTGGAAATTTAAGATGTTGTTAATATTCGCGCCACGAAACGCATAAATACTTTGCGCATCATCACCTACCACACATATATTTTGAAACTTATCAGACAATGCTCGAACTATTAAATATTGTGAATGGTTGGTATCTTGATACTCGTCAACCAAAATGTATCTAAAACGGTTTTGATATTTCATCAACACATCTGGAAAACGCGTTAATAACTCATTGGTTTTTAACAACAAATCATCAAAATCCATCGCGCCTGCTTTAAAGCAACGCTCTACATACTCTTTATAAATATCACCCATTCTTGGTCTGCGCGCCATAGCATCGGCCTCTTTAAGTTCTGGGTTTTGAAAATATGCACGAACCGTAATCAAACTATTTTTATAAGATGAAATTCTTGAACGTACTTGTTTGTACTTGTAAATGTCTTTATCAAGATTCATTTCTTTAATGATAGACGCAATCAATCTATCAGAATCTTGAGTATCGTAAATAGTAAAATTACTTGGGTAACCTAATTTATCGGCTTCACTACGCAAAATTCTAGCAAATACAGAGTGAAATGTTCCCATCCATAAATTTTTCGCTTCACTAGCACCAACAATAGTTGCAATACGCTCTTTCATTTCGCGTGCTGCTTTATTGGTAAATGTTAACGATAAAATATTAAAGGCATCTATACCTTTACTCATCATGTAAGCTATACGATATGTAAGCACTCTGGTTTTTCCAGAACCTGCACCTGCAATCACAATCATTGGTCCATCTATTTG containing:
- a CDS encoding OmpA family protein; the protein is MKKVLLFSASVMLLLSSCVSKKQFTDLQAKQKETQDLLNSATVKLNSCLEERASATARLEGLQEQLADLRKTNQDLIDTKGNLTTLTQKGAENLEKSLESLKEKDLKITRLQDALTKKDSVTLALVTSLKREVGINDPDIEVNVEKGVVFISIADKLLFQSGSYNVTSRAKEVLAKVAKVVNSKPDFECMVEGHTDNVPYRKEPLLDNWDLSVKRSTSIIRVLQDLNVNPSQLIAAGRSHYVPLVDNDTAENRAKNRRTRIVVLPKIDQFYDMIEKEMKNLAAGTN
- a CDS encoding VOC family protein, translated to MENNHINYVEFKAANLEAIKTFYSKSFNWKFTDYGPTYIAFSESGVEGGFEKSDAEITNGALVILYHENLDNI
- a CDS encoding L-threonylcarbamoyladenylate synthase gives rise to the protein MAEFIRLYNENPNPKDIEHVVKVLKRGGLIIYPTDTVYGLGCDITNIKALERVARIKQVKLEKSNFSFVCYDLSNLSDYVKQIDTSVFKILKRALPGPYTFILPGSKSLPNPFKKRKTVGIRIPDNNIAREIVKKLGNPIISTSIRDEDEVIEYTTDPELILEKWDNLVDLVIDGGYGDNEPSTVIDLSEEEPIVVREGKGSLEIF
- a CDS encoding alpha/beta hydrolase, with translation MKGIFKNFFILFSIIFLSGCSNETVTEDNPVNVLDASISYEELNISYGDDVNQKFDLYLPANRTTSTKTIILIHGGGWVSGDKSDMDAIKNLIKQDIPNLAIANINYRLANDNNKPYPMQIEDITSVTNYLREEKSNYTISEDIGFIGTSAGAHLSLLWSYAFDSDKKVDMVCSIVGPTNFTDPAYLNNTNAELQELLDLFGEEPSTAFLEEASPYHQLTSQAPPTILFYGGQDPLIPTTQGTDLRDKLQTLGVTHEFTLYEDEGHGWVGLSLLDTWLKLKVFINNYL
- a CDS encoding glycogen-binding domain-containing protein — its product is MNKLILHIIIIITGFVTFNSYAQKSDFKGYRIEGDTIVFAFDKRDYNKISTDNYGLKRDFDDLDIESVVVSGEFNNWSKDKWRMTKIDENRYELRKKIDDFTDEFTWEFKFVINDYYWAEPSKSYPNIAKSTKDGMRLNNTYNLKMYTAYPSKDGNAYFKLKGYDDAKKVIVAGSFNKWDEELFKMTKTKDGWELTLQIKPGVYQYRFIVDGHWMEDPHNPHKTRNEFSEYNSVLDIKEYTAFKLRGYTNAQKVILSGTFNNWNEHELVMRKMDYGWKYVIPLTGGKHHYKFIVDGQWIVDPNNSVKEYDGEGHINSVCMVK
- a CDS encoding nuclear transport factor 2 family protein, whose amino-acid sequence is MKTHLKILVSIFLFLLSINQIFAQDATKAHKDSLETIIKKYYDLNLKIFQVNSKVEDIDRTFKLFTDDFTYIHPKYGGLYTREDLYNGYVRNQKNGGYDGNITDIKIINKIVGLNAVVVQKCFVEKKDDKMQDGEPEMTLFEFRNGKISRIFEYW
- a CDS encoding DinB family protein, producing the protein MKHILILTTIFMFSSLKSPVFAQQNSFIKDYLERLENSRKYLVLVAETMPEEKYNFKASPESLTFAENLMHIGYAIDWHSQSLLGGRESRDWKTDTVFKVDNKSKEEMISIIDKTFDETIKLIKHFDTTQLENKLDYFGLDRTKRQIFLLLADHITHHRGQMLVYMRLNGLVPPRYVLFQ
- a CDS encoding nitroreductase family protein, whose translation is MEKTVSEAIAYRRSVRVYKDESIDSEKVKQCLVNASLAPTSSNLQLWEFYHITNKETLDEMAKACFNQSAAKTAQQLVVVVARKDLWRKRAKANLNFLNKVYDKEGLSDGDLKRKKMASNYYSKLIPTIYTDFLGILGFIKYLVFQIIGLFKPIYRQTRLSDMRIVAHKSAGLAAENFMISMAAIGYDTCPMEGSDTLRVKRILKLPRNAEITMVIGCGLRDDKGIYGKRFRIPFDEVYYEI
- a CDS encoding DUF1801 domain-containing protein, which produces MKEEVKKYLSAQKKWNLELTKLREIVLDCGLTEDFKWRNPCYTDNDKNIVLIGAFKDYCLISFLKGALLKDPDKILENIGKNTKSAKLIAFKSLNDIDKLENTLKVYIKEAIDVERKGLKIDTKNDELEYPLELLKKFNENPEFKLAFTNLTKGRQRGYLLHFSGAKQSKTRTSRIEKYEKRIFNGKGIMDCVCGLSKRMPNCDGSHKQLENIV
- a CDS encoding ATP-dependent helicase, whose protein sequence is MEKYLNQLNEAQLEPTTQIDGPMIVIAGAGSGKTRVLTYRIAYMMSKGIDAFNILSLTFTNKAAREMKERIATIVGASEAKNLWMGTFHSVFARILRSEADKLGYPSNFTIYDTQDSDRLIASIIKEMNLDKDIYKYKQVRSRISSYKNSLITVRAYFQNPELKEADAMARRPRMGDIYKEYVERCFKAGAMDFDDLLLKTNELLTRFPDVLMKYQNRFRYILVDEYQDTNHSQYLIVRALSDKFQNICVVGDDAQSIYAFRGANINNILNFQKDYDDVKVFRLEQNYRSTKNIVNAANSIIDKNQTKLDKVVWTANDEGAKIKVHRSETDSKEGYYVINSIFDNKINHQLKNNDFAILYRTNSQSRAFEQALRDKDIPYRIYGGLSFYQRKEVKDAVAYLRLIVNPADEEALKRVINFPPRGIGQTTVDKLIVAANGYGKTIFDVMKNIDKTEVKINSGTRTKLQNFVTLIESYQVMNQTADAFELAKHVTRTSGLIREFNKDGTPEGVTRMENIEELLNGMKDFVEVQKELADTTGSLAEFLENAALETDLDADKGDTNHVALMTIHLAKGLEFPYVYIVGLEEDLFPSAMSMNTRSELEEERRLFYVALTRAEKQAYLTYALSRYRWGKLVDSEPSRFIEEIDEQYLDIVTPIEERRFNPMLSADIFGDVEPNKIRYKPVKQPTFKKGVTKKEPEKFKVTTPKNLKKVTNTNGNTNLFDSKLAVGNIVKHIRFGTGEVLKIEGVGADTKAEINFQHGGVKKLLLRFAKLEVVG